A genomic window from Periweissella cryptocerci includes:
- a CDS encoding penicillin-binding transpeptidase domain-containing protein, translating to MNTKKKRLHSERVRNNSRVAGIIFFVAVIAIFLVLGGRFLYVAGGKEVKGHNLSTAARKIYMQTQVVNAKRGDIFDQSGGLLAENTNIYSIYAVLNKQQRGIDGKPMYVVDKDKTATVLSKYLKLSKKQILKALNPVNHNAFQVEFGNAGSNLSIETHDKILAEKLPGIAFTKQPARLYPNGIFASHLIGIAQPTLNEKTGAISLIGTMGIEKEYNTDLAGHNGIKEIKAAPGYSVDDSTKGKPVKNGDDVYTTLDSKLQTLLESEMTRLQSQSNPVDATAMVMDARTGAIVAATQRPTFDATTRVGIDKLWQNLLVESAYEPGSTMKVLTLSAAIDSGNWHPKALYQSGTYLIDGQKVTDWDPKGWGMIPYKQGFARSSNVAMAHVEQQMGPTTWKKYLEAFHMNKSTDSGLANETAGGMQFQYPIEQANTAFGQGIRVTPMQMMQAFSAVAGNGQELKPYFIDKVVDPATKKVIYSGKRTVIGEPIKATTAKKVRKVMQDVVYKSYGTGISYKIPGFKVAGKTGTAQISTAKGYTVGDENVIHSWVGMVPANKPRYVMYITLNQPHRIAEPISKSIANVFRPVMEQALKMDESHQTETSIAIVPDVRDKTVENANKLLTKAKFLPVVIGNGKKVTRQFPDALTEQLEAQRIFMDTGGSVTMPNMMGWTKNDALTFASLAKIQMVTDGAGFITKQSIKSGTVLQPKQEIQVKLN from the coding sequence ATGAATACGAAAAAAAAACGATTGCACAGTGAACGGGTCCGTAATAACAGTCGCGTAGCGGGGATAATTTTCTTTGTTGCCGTGATTGCTATTTTCCTAGTACTAGGCGGTCGTTTTTTATATGTCGCCGGTGGAAAAGAAGTTAAGGGACATAATTTATCAACGGCTGCCCGTAAAATATATATGCAAACTCAAGTTGTAAATGCAAAACGGGGCGATATTTTTGATCAAAGCGGCGGTTTGTTAGCTGAAAATACTAACATTTACTCGATTTATGCCGTGTTAAATAAACAACAACGGGGTATTGATGGTAAACCAATGTATGTCGTGGATAAGGATAAGACGGCGACCGTATTATCAAAGTATCTTAAACTGTCGAAGAAACAAATTTTAAAAGCATTAAATCCTGTTAATCATAATGCCTTTCAAGTGGAATTTGGGAACGCTGGTTCAAACTTATCAATTGAAACACATGATAAAATTCTAGCGGAAAAATTACCAGGAATTGCGTTTACGAAGCAACCTGCACGTTTGTATCCGAATGGGATATTTGCCTCACACTTGATTGGGATTGCGCAACCAACGCTTAATGAAAAAACGGGCGCGATTTCGCTAATTGGGACGATGGGGATTGAAAAAGAATATAATACTGATTTAGCCGGCCACAATGGGATTAAAGAAATCAAAGCCGCACCGGGCTATTCAGTTGATGATTCAACTAAAGGTAAACCAGTCAAAAACGGGGACGATGTGTATACCACGCTTGATAGTAAGCTCCAAACGTTGCTCGAATCAGAAATGACCCGCTTACAAAGTCAGTCAAATCCCGTCGATGCTACGGCAATGGTGATGGATGCCCGAACTGGGGCAATTGTCGCCGCCACGCAACGGCCAACATTTGATGCGACAACGCGGGTTGGGATTGATAAACTATGGCAAAACTTGCTAGTTGAAAGTGCCTATGAACCAGGTTCGACAATGAAGGTCTTAACGTTATCGGCGGCAATTGATAGTGGAAACTGGCATCCTAAAGCTTTGTATCAATCAGGAACATACTTGATTGACGGCCAAAAGGTAACCGATTGGGATCCTAAAGGTTGGGGAATGATTCCTTACAAACAAGGATTTGCCCGCTCATCTAACGTTGCTATGGCGCACGTTGAACAACAAATGGGACCAACAACATGGAAAAAGTACCTCGAAGCTTTCCATATGAATAAATCAACTGATAGTGGCCTGGCTAACGAAACGGCCGGTGGCATGCAGTTCCAATATCCGATTGAGCAAGCTAATACGGCTTTTGGTCAAGGTATTCGAGTGACCCCGATGCAAATGATGCAAGCCTTTAGTGCTGTTGCTGGGAATGGTCAAGAATTGAAACCATATTTCATTGATAAAGTGGTTGATCCAGCGACGAAAAAAGTTATTTACAGTGGTAAGCGGACGGTAATTGGCGAACCAATTAAGGCCACAACTGCTAAAAAAGTCCGTAAAGTAATGCAAGATGTAGTCTACAAATCATACGGTACTGGGATAAGTTATAAAATTCCAGGATTTAAAGTTGCTGGTAAGACTGGGACTGCACAAATTTCAACGGCAAAAGGTTACACTGTGGGGGATGAAAATGTGATTCACTCATGGGTTGGGATGGTACCAGCTAATAAACCACGTTATGTGATGTATATTACGCTGAACCAACCACACCGCATTGCTGAACCAATTAGTAAATCAATTGCCAACGTCTTCCGGCCGGTAATGGAACAAGCATTGAAGATGGACGAGTCACATCAAACGGAAACTTCAATTGCAATTGTGCCAGATGTCCGAGATAAAACAGTGGAAAATGCGAATAAACTATTAACAAAAGCCAAGTTCTTACCAGTTGTTATTGGTAATGGTAAAAAAGTTACGCGCCAATTTCCAGATGCTTTAACCGAACAACTTGAAGCACAACGTATCTTTATGGATACTGGTGGTTCTGTAACCATGCCTAATATGATGGGATGGACTAAGAATGATGCTTTGACGTTTGCTTCGCTCGCCAAGATTCAAATGGTGACAGATGGCGCTGGTTTCATTACTAAACAAAGTATTAAATCGGGAACGGTTTTGCAGCCCAAACAGGAAATTCAAGTAAAATTAAACTAA
- the mraY gene encoding phospho-N-acetylmuramoyl-pentapeptide-transferase, producing the protein MNETGMIVWSSVLAFAITFIFMPFLIAYFRAKKEGQMIRTAGPKWHNSKSGTPTMGGILFILAGIISSLVIGLISHQLTVQVIVAMAVFLGYGLIGSFDDSIKIFKHQNEGFKAWQKALLQTLGAIIIFVVLLNVPAFPMYIASIFGIWHLGWWYLLFIIIWMVGWSNAVNLTDGLDGLVSGISIIGYLAFGIVAVNSKNFDVAIFNFSIVGALIAFLWFNKKPAKIFMGDTGSLALGAGLAMDSILLHMEFGLLAIGIIPIIETLSVILQVGSWKLFHRRIFKMSPIHHHFEMSGWSEWKIDIVFWIITLLGSALAVYMYI; encoded by the coding sequence ATGAATGAAACGGGAATGATTGTCTGGTCGTCAGTTTTGGCTTTTGCAATCACATTTATCTTCATGCCGTTTTTAATCGCATACTTCCGTGCGAAAAAAGAGGGTCAAATGATTCGGACGGCTGGTCCGAAGTGGCACAATAGTAAATCAGGGACACCAACAATGGGAGGAATATTATTCATCCTCGCTGGTATTATCAGTAGCTTGGTTATTGGCTTAATTAGCCACCAATTAACGGTGCAAGTAATTGTGGCGATGGCCGTATTCTTAGGTTATGGTTTGATTGGTTCCTTTGATGATAGTATTAAGATTTTTAAGCACCAAAATGAAGGTTTTAAAGCTTGGCAAAAAGCCTTATTACAAACTTTGGGTGCGATTATTATCTTTGTTGTCTTGCTTAATGTGCCGGCCTTTCCAATGTATATCGCATCGATATTTGGGATTTGGCACCTTGGTTGGTGGTACTTACTCTTTATCATCATCTGGATGGTTGGTTGGTCAAACGCGGTCAACTTAACCGATGGTCTGGATGGGTTAGTTTCCGGGATTTCAATTATCGGTTACCTAGCATTTGGGATTGTTGCGGTTAACAGCAAAAATTTCGATGTTGCGATTTTTAACTTTTCAATCGTTGGGGCATTGATTGCGTTCCTCTGGTTTAATAAGAAACCAGCTAAGATTTTTATGGGTGATACAGGATCATTAGCACTTGGGGCTGGATTGGCAATGGATTCAATTCTGTTACACATGGAATTTGGTTTGTTAGCCATCGGGATTATTCCAATTATTGAAACTTTGTCAGTTATCTTACAAGTTGGTAGTTGGAAATTGTTCCACCGCCGGATTTTCAAAATGTCACCAATTCACCACCACTTTGAAATGAGTGGTTGGTCAGAATGGAAAATTGATATTGTCTTTTGGATTATTACTTTACTAGGAAGTGCACTTGCTGTGTACATGTACATCTAA